DNA from Corallococcus soli:
GTACAGCGCCGCCTGCACCAGGAAGGACGCCACCTTGCCGCCCAGGATGCGCCGGGGCCCCAGCCCCGTGAGCAGCAGGAGCGACCACGTCTCGTCCTCGCGCTCGCGCGCCAGCGAACGGTACGCGTTGAAGGGGATGACCCCGAAGTGCACCAGCCCCAGGCACACGAAGAAGGAGAAGAAGTACGTGCGCCCCTCGCGCGAATAGGACGTCCCCTGCGTGTTCACGTACGCGATGAGCGACAGCGTCAGGCACGCCAGCAGCAACAACCCGAAGGACACCCAGAAGGTGCGCGTGCGCAGCCCCTGCCGCACCTCCTTCACCACCAGCGGGTTGAGCCGGTCGCCCCACTTCTCCCAGCGGTCGGACGCCTTGACCGCTGGAGCGACGGTGGCGTCGGACGCACCCGACGCCGGACTTGCTTGCGTGCTCACGCCACCCTCCCCTTCGTCACCGTCATGAAGGCATCCTCCAGGTTGCGCTCGCGCGGGCTGAAGGCGCACACCGGCAGCCCCTGCGCCACCAGCGCCGCGAGCAGCGCCGCCGCGGCGGCCTCCGCCTGCATCGGGCCCGCGTCCGGCTCCAGCTCCAGCCGCACGCGCAGCGCGCTGGCCTCGCGGGTCACCTCCTGCACGCGCGGCTGCTCCAACAACAGCCGCTCCGCGCGCGCGCTCACCGCCTCCCCTTCCGTCCCCGCCGCCAGCCGCACCACCAGTTCCACCCCGCGCGAGGCCTCCGCGCCCGTGCGCAGCAGGTCCTCCACCCGGCCCTGGGCCAGCAGGCGCCCCTGTTCGATGATGACGCAGGAGTCGCAGATCTCCGCCAGCTCCGTGAGGATGTGGCTGGAGATGATGACCGCCTTGCCCTGGTCCGCCAGCGCGCGCAGCAGCTCCCGCAGCTCGATGCGCGCGCGGGGGTCCAGGCCGTCCGCGGGCTCGTCCAGCAGCAGCAACTGGGGGTCGTGCAGCAGCGTGCGCCCCAGGGCCACGCGCTGGCGCATGCCCTTGGACAGCTCCGTGGTGAGCTTCTCCGCCAGGGGCATCAGCCCCGTGAACTCCATCACCGAGTCCACCCGCTGCCGCCGCTGCGCGCCCTTCAGGCCGTACGCGCGCGCGAAGAAGTCCAGGAACTCCGTCACGGTGACGTCGTCATAGGTGCCGTAGCGGTCCGGCATGTAGCCCAGCAGGGGCCGGGCCTTGTCCGGCGCGTCCACCAGCGACCGGCCATCCAGCAGCACCTCGCCGGCGGTGGGCACGTCCAGCGTGGCCAGGATGCGCAGCGTGGTGCTCTTGCCCGCGCCGTTGGGGCCGATGAAGCCCAGGATGCCGCCGGCCTCCAGGGAGAAGGACACGTCGTCCACCGCGCGCAGCCCCCCGTAGTCGCGCCGCAGGCCCTTCACTTCCAGCAGGCTCATGGCCGCACCTCCTCGAACCCACCGCGCACCAGATGCACTCCAGCCTCCAGGTCCACGTCCACCGCCGCGGTGGGCGCGAAGCCCCGGCCGCCCAGGCGGACCAGGAAGGTGTTGTCGCCCAGGGAGTCATCGAACACGCCCCTCGCCAACGGGAAGCGCTGCTCCGGCTGGTGCCCCAGAGTCCACGGGTCGTCCCGCTCACGTTCAAACCCCGGGGCCTTCGTCTCATCGGGGAGGGGCACGGCGCTCGCCTCGCCGCCGTCCGCCATCGCGGGCACGGTCCAGAGCCTGCCCTGGAAGCGCACGAGGCCCGACTCCACGTCCGCCCCCAGCGCGTTCTGCACGACGAGCCCGTCCTGCGCCTTGCGCACGGTGAGCCGCGCCCGCGACGGGAGCACCGCCACCTCGCCCCACTCACGGTAGGTGCGCGAGGGCAGGAAGCTGTCGCGCAGCGCCATCCCCTGCGTCCAGTCCAGGAAGCGCGGCGGGTCTTCCGGCTCCGGGGTGGCCAGCAGCACGCTGGAGGCGGGCATCGTCACGCCCTCCTCGGCGAGGTTGGCGTACCAGGCGGTGAGCCCCACCGTCACCGCGCGCGAACGTTCGCGGTCCAGCAGCGTGAAGCTGTAGCGCGCGGAGTGCACGCGGAAGCCGTCCACCAGCACCGACCAGGCCACCAGCGACAGACACGTGACGGCCGCCAGCGTGGGCACGGCGATGAGCACCGCCAACGGCCCCTTGCGCCGGGCGAGCATCAACCCGCCGGGCCCCACCGCGAGGGTGAAGAGGAAGATGAGCAGCATGAAGCGGCCCACGGGCGCGCGCGCGCTGGCCAGCAGCGGCAACATCCCGTCACGCAGGAGGCTGCTGCGGTCCCAGCGCGGTGGCGGCCCCGCGGGCACCACCGCGCTCGTCGCCGTCGACGCGTCCTCCACGAGCTTCTGCCCACAGGTCTGGAACCTGTGGCAGTCACGGAACTGGCGCACCTGGCCGAAGCCGTACGGCGACCGCTCCGCCCCGAAGTCCTGGATCAACGGGAAGTGCCGGCGCGGGTTGGCCGGAGGATGGGCGAGCACCAGGTTGCCGCCGGACAGCGCGAAGGACTCCAGCACGGCCCAGACGTCGTCGGGCACCTCCTCCGGCGGCGCCGTCACCAGCACCGCGTCGTAGCCCACGTACGCGGCCAGCTCGCGCGGCGCCACGCGGGCGTCGAGGAAGCGCGTGGCGAGGAGCGGCTCCTGGCCATCCCCCGTCCGGCCCAACCGGGTCGCGCGCTCGAAGGACTTCACGTCCCCCAGCACCATCACGCGCGCGCCCTGGTAGCTGTCCAGGTAGAAGCCCTCCGTGGCGGTGGGCATCCCGGGTGAGTCCATGCGGAGCTGTCCGGACTGGAGGTCCGCGGGCAGCATCAGGTAGGTGACGACGCGCTCGCGCGGCCCCAGTTGGAGTGAGCGCTCCGTGATGCGTCCCTCCGCATGGATGGACAGGCGCACCGGGCGCGGCTGGCCGCTGCTGTTGTGCACCGTCACCTGGATGGGGGTGTAGCCCCGCTGCGGCACCAGCGTGACGGAGCGCAGGGTCGCCTTGAGGTCACCCTTCTCGGGAAAGGTTTCAGGTGTCTCCACCACCTCGCGGTAGCCGCCCGCCCTCTCCTTTTCCGTGTCCGTGTCCGAGCCCGTCAGGGCCTCCGCCGCCACGGCCACTTCGGCCGCCGCCTCGGGCACGGGCGCGGTCACCGCCACTTCGGCGGCGCCCGCGAGCGCCGTCCAGAGCAGGGCCATGGCGAGCACCGGGCTCCAGGGCACGCGGCTAGCCACGGGGCACCTCGGGGATGGCCTTGAGCAGCTCGCGCACCACGTCCGGCGCGGTCACCTTCTCCAGCGAGGCCTCGTAGGCCAGCACCAGCCGGTGGTTGAGCGCGGCGGGCGCGGCGGCCACCACGTCGTCGAAGCCCACGTTGGGCCGGCCGTGGAGGAGCGCGAGCGCACGGCCCGCGGCGGCGAGGGCCAGCGCCGCGCGGGGGCTCGCGCCGAAGCGCACGAAGCGGCGCACGGCGTCCGGAGCGGAGGCCTGGCGCGGGTCGGAGGCCTCCACCAGCCGGCCGATGAAGTCCGCCACCGGCCCTGGCAGGTGCACGCGGTCCACGGCGGCGAACAGGCGGGACAGGCCCTCCGCGTCCAGGACGGGCTCCTGCGCGGGAGGTGTCCCGCGCACGCGCGTGGTGAGCAGCGTGCGCAGCGTCTTCGCGCCCACGGGGGGCACGAGGATGCGGAAGAGGAAGCGGTCCAGCTGCGCTTCGGGCAGCGGGTAGGTGCCCTCCAGCTCGATGGGGTTCTGGGTGGCGAGCACGAAGAAGGGGTCGGGCAGGGGCCGCGTCTGGCCCAGCACCGTCACCGAGCGCTCCTGCATGGCCTCCAGCAGCGCGGACTGCGTCTTCGGGCTGGAGCGGTTGATTTCATCCGCGAGCACGAGGCTGGCGAAGAGGGGGCCCTCGCGAAAGACGAAGTCGCGGCGGGCCTCGCCCTCCAGCACGTAGGTGCCGGTGATGTCGCCGGGCAGCAGGTCGGGGGTGAACTGGATGCGGCGGAAGGGCAGCGCGAGCAGCCGCGCCAGCGCCTTGCACAGCTCCGTCTTGCCCAGGCCGGGCAGGCCCTCCAGGAGCACGTGGCCCCGGGCGAGCACGGCCACCACGACCTGCTCGACGACCCCCTCCTGGTCGAGCATCACCTGGTTGAGCCCGGCCTTGAGCCGGGAGGCTACGTCCGCCGCGCCTTGCGCCTCGGCGGGACTCAGAAGCTCCGCTGCCACGTCGATTCCCCCTGCTGGACTACCGCTCACCGAAGTACCGCTTCACCAGGTCGCGGTTGCGAGGCAAGAGCGGACCGGAGCCCGGCCCCGCCGTCGCATCGCCCTTCGCGCCCGTGCCCTTCGCCCCCACCGCGCCCGCCTGCCCCGTCCGGGCTTGCGGATCCGCGGCACGAAGCCCCCAAAGCTCTTCCGCGTCACCGCCGTGTCCCTCCGGCAGCGGCTGGAAGGCGAGCCGGTCCGGATCCATCTCCGCCTCGCCGCCGAAGACGAGCGGGCTGCTCTCGCCGCCCCGCCCAGCGCCCGCGCCCCTGCCCGGCCTCACGCCCCGGCTCGCGTGCTGACCGCCCTGACCCTGGCCCTCACCCTCCCCGTCACCGTCCCCCCCCTGCTGTCCCTGACCCTGGCCACGCTGTCCCTGGCCCTGCTGGCCTTGTCCCTGGCCGGACTGCTGCCGCCGGGTGGGACGCCTCGCCTGGGCCCCGCGGTTCCCCGCCGCGTTGTTTTCCTCGCCGAAGCGCTGGGCCAGGGCCTGCTGTCGGCGCTCCAGCGTGCGGCGCAGGTCCGCGACCTGATCCGGAGAGCCGGAGGCCTGGGCCCGGGCCGAGGCGCGGGCCTGGGCCTCACGGGAAGGGTCGCCCGAGCCCTGCTGAGCGCCCTGCGGGTCGCCGCCCTGTTCACGCGCCTGGGAGTCCTGGGTGTCGCCGCCCTGTTCTCCAGCGCCCTGCCCCTGCGAGCCCTGCCCGGACGCCGCCCGCGGTTCGCCGTCCTCGGAGGCTCCGTCCTGTTCCTGCCCTCCGTTGGAGCGCGCATCGAGCGCCATGAGGGCCTGCTCCAGGGACTCACGCTCACGGGTGGCGGACTCGGCCCCCCCGGCGGCGGCGAGCGCATCCTCGAGTTCGGCGGCGGCCTCGGAGGCGCGGTTCAGTTCGGCGGCGGCCTCGGAGGCGCGTTCGGCGAGCCGCTGCTCCAGGGCATCAGAGGCCTCCCAGTCCGCGGAGTCGAAGCGGCCCTGCGCCACTTCGTCGGACAGCCGGCGCAGCTCCTCTTCGACGTCCTGGCCCAGCGGCTCCTCGCGGGCCAGGGCCTCCGCCTGGGCCTGCACGGCGGCGACCTGGGTCGCGGCGGCGGCGTTGATGTTCGACATGCGCAGGGCGGGCAGCGGAACGAGGAACCCCACGGCGAGGAACAGGAGCGCACCCAGCAGCGCACCCACGGGCCGGCGCCACGGCACCTCCGGGAGCTTCACCTGCTGGGCGAACTGGTTGAGGGAGAGCTCCCAGTCACCGACGGGACGCTCCAGGCGCGTGAGCAGCAGGCCCCCAGCCCCGGCCGAGCGGTCCGCGAGCACCGCCGCGTACTCCAGCGACACGCCCCGGGAGCGGGCCCGCACGAACCACCACGCGAGGCCCGCGACGACGAGCGGGGGCACCGCCCAGACAGCGGCGCCACGCAAGAGCAGTCGGCAGAGCACGCACGCGGTGGCGGTGGCCCAGACGGGAACCAGTCCCGCGCCCAGCCAGGCCACGGCGTTGAGGCGCCGCCGCACGCGCCGGATGGGCGCGAGCACGAGGGACTGGAAGCGGCGTTCTTCGCTGGCGGCCATGGACGGGAGGCAGTGTCGGACACCCGCCCCTCCGTTCACAAGCGACGCCCCGGAACGGTCGAATCCCGGCGCGGACGGTCGCCCTCCCAACTCCAGACGTCGAGAAGACGCGAATCCGTGCGAACCCCGGGACCCGGCGGCTAGTCTTCCGCGCATGAACTTCCGGTTCCTCGGTCGCAGCGGTCTGAAGGTCAGCGAGATTTCATTCGGCAACTGGCTCACGCACGGCTCCCAGGTGGAAGAGGACGCCGCGCTGTCCTGCGTGAAGGCGGCGCTCGACACGGGCATCACCACCTTCGACACCGCCGACGTGTACGCCGGCACCAAGGCCGAGGCCGTGCTCGGCCGCGCCCTCAAGGGCCAGCGCCGCGAAGGCTACGAGCTGTTCACCAAGGTCTACTGGCCCACCGGCCCTGGCCAGAACGACCGCGGCCTGTCGCGCAAGCACATCATCGAGTCCATCCACGGCTCGCTGCGCCGCCTCCAGACGGACTACGTGGACCTCTACCAGGCCCACCGCTACGACGCGCAGACGCCCCTGGAGGAGACGATGCTCGCCTTCGCGGACATCGTGCGCCAGGGCAAGGCCCTCTACATCGGCGTCTCCGAATGGACCGCCGAGCAGATCACCGCCGGCGCGAAGCTCGCCCGCGAGCTGCACGTCCCCTTCATCTCCAACCAGCCCCAGTACTCCATGCTGTGGCGGGTCATCGAATCCAAGGTCGTCCCCGCCTCCGACGCGGCGGGCCTGGGCCAGATTGTCTGGTCCCCGCTCGCCAAGGGCGTGCTCACCGGCAAGTACCTGCCCGGCCAGCCCCCGCCGGCCGACACCCGCGCCGCCAACCAGCAGGGCGCCAGCTTCATGACCAACTTCATGACGGACGACGTGCTCACCCGCGTCCAGCAGCTCAAGCCGCTGGCGCAGGAGGCCGGCCTGTCGCTCGCGCAGCTGTCCGTCGCCTGGGTGCTCCAGAACAAGAGCGTCGCCTCCGCCATCATCGGCGCCACGAAGCCGGAGCAGGTGCTCGACAACGTGAAGGCCACCGGCGTGAAGCTCGACGCCAACCTCCTGCGCCGCATCGACGCCGTCCTCGGCCCCGCCGTGGAGCGCGACCCCGGCCAGACCACCAGCCCCGAACGCCGGCCCTGAAAGTCGGAAACGCCCGAATCCCCCCAGGCGTACGTATGTCCGGGAGCCTGTGCCGGCAGGCCCTCCAGCGGTCGCCCCCTGCGATGACAGGGGGCATCCGACATCCACGCCCTTGACCCACCATTCCCCGTCAAATGGTTCGCCACACCTTCGTGACACCTCCGCCGATCCATTTGACTTTTGAGTCGAGGGGAACAAGAGACTGCCCCGCGCGTTGGCAGTCCTCACTCTTCACCCCCCAGGCATCTCCTCCATGACGTCCTTCTTCCTCCTGGCCCAGGCGGCCCACCCCGAACTCGGATGGTTGAGCAGCAAGCTGCTCGGGGTGACGCTGGGCAGCGCCGAGTGGGTGCTCTGGCTGCTGGTCATCCTCTCCGTGCTCTCCATCGCCGTGATGCTGGAGCGCGCCGTGTACTTCTCGCGCCACCGGCTGCCCAACTCGGAGGCGCTGGCGGTGCGGCTGGCGCGCGGCGAGTTCGACGCCGTGAGCGCCGAGGTGAAGAACCAGAAGGGCATGGAGGCCGCCGTCATCCGTGAGGCCCTGGCCTCCGCGTCGCAGGGCCCGGACACCGTGGAGCAGGTCATCGCGTCCACCGTCGCCCGCGAGCGCCCCCAGTACGAGCGCTTCCTGTCGCTCCTGGGCACCCTGGGCAACAACGCCCCCTTCATCGGCCTGTTCGGCACGGTGCTCGGCATCATCAAGGCCTTCAACGACCTGGGCGCCATGAGCGCCAAGGGCGGCGCCATGCAGCAGACGGTGATGGCGGGCATCTCCGAAGCGCTCGTCGCCACCGCCGTGGGCCTCGCGGTCGCCATCCCCGCCGTCGTCGCCTTCAACATCTTCAGCCGCCAGCTCAAGACGCTCACCAGCCGCACCACCTCCCTGGGCCACGCGCTCGTGGGCGCCATGAAGGCGCGCAAGCCGGGCGCGGCGGGGGGGAACTAGGTCATGGCCGGGAGCGCGGGCGACAACGACGAGGAAATCACCGGCATCAACGTCACGCCGCTGGTGGACGTGGTGCTGGTGCTGCTCATCATCTTCATGGTCACCGCGAACTTCATCGTCCGCGAGACGGTGGAGGTGGACCTGCCCCGCGCCGCCAACGGCGGTGAGACGGTGCAGGGCCTGGTGAACGTCGTGCTGGACAAGGAGGGCAAGCTCTACTTCGACGGCGCGGAGGTCACCGAAGCGGACCTGTCCCGCCGCGTGGTGGAGGCCGTCAGCAAGGACAAGGACACGCGCGCCATCATCAGCGCGGACCAGACCATCGCCTACGGCCGCGTGATGCGCCTCATCGACGTGGTGAAGGGCCAGGGCATCGCCAAGTTCGCCCTCAACATCGAGAAGGACGTGTCCCCCGCGGCCACGCCCGCCGCTCCCTAGAGGCACGCGAAGTCACCATGAGCCAGGCGGTCCTCGACCCTTCCTCCCTGTCGCCCCAGCGGGACCGCTCCACGCGGTTCGTGCTCGGCTTCTTCCTCGTGTCGCTCGCGCTGCACGCGGGCGGCTTCTGGCTGCTGTCCATGATGGAGGGCCGCAAGCAGGTGGTCGTCCAACGTCCGGTGGAGCTGGTCATGGTGGAGGTGCAGAAGCCTCCCCCGCCGCCCCCGCCGGAGGAGAAGAAGGAGGAGCCGCCACCGCCGCCCAAGGTGAAGCCGGTGAAGCCGCCGCCCATCAAGGTCGCGCAGGCGCCCAAGCCCCCGCCCCAGACCGAAGCGCCGCCGCCGCCCAACGACACGCCGCCGCCGGAGCCGCAGGCGAAGCCGCCGCCGCTCGTCGTGGGCATGACCATGTCGTCCACCACCAGCGCGGGCTCCTTCGCCGCGCCCGTGGGCAACACCGCGTACGGCAAGGCCAACGGCCCCGCGAAGGACCCCAAGGAGGTGAAGGGCTACTCGGCGCCGAAGTACGTGCCCGTGTACCAGGTGGACTCCGAGCCCACCGTCGCGTCCGAGGTGAAGATTCCCTACCCGGACGAGGCGCGCCGCGCCGGCATCGAGGGCACGGTGACGCTGTCCATCACCATCGACGCGGACGGCAAGGTGGGCACCGTGAAGGTCATCTCCGGGCCCGGCTACGGCCTCAATGAAGCGGCGCGCGATGCCATCCGGCGCTTCCGCTTCAAGCCCGCCATCAAGGGCGGCGAGGCCGTGGCCACGGAGATGAAGTACTCGTACACGTTCCTGCTGGACTGAGCGGC
Protein-coding regions in this window:
- a CDS encoding ABC transporter ATP-binding protein, whose amino-acid sequence is MSLLEVKGLRRDYGGLRAVDDVSFSLEAGGILGFIGPNGAGKSTTLRILATLDVPTAGEVLLDGRSLVDAPDKARPLLGYMPDRYGTYDDVTVTEFLDFFARAYGLKGAQRRQRVDSVMEFTGLMPLAEKLTTELSKGMRQRVALGRTLLHDPQLLLLDEPADGLDPRARIELRELLRALADQGKAVIISSHILTELAEICDSCVIIEQGRLLAQGRVEDLLRTGAEASRGVELVVRLAAGTEGEAVSARAERLLLEQPRVQEVTREASALRVRLELEPDAGPMQAEAAAAALLAALVAQGLPVCAFSPRERNLEDAFMTVTKGRVA
- a CDS encoding AAA family ATPase: MAAELLSPAEAQGAADVASRLKAGLNQVMLDQEGVVEQVVVAVLARGHVLLEGLPGLGKTELCKALARLLALPFRRIQFTPDLLPGDITGTYVLEGEARRDFVFREGPLFASLVLADEINRSSPKTQSALLEAMQERSVTVLGQTRPLPDPFFVLATQNPIELEGTYPLPEAQLDRFLFRILVPPVGAKTLRTLLTTRVRGTPPAQEPVLDAEGLSRLFAAVDRVHLPGPVADFIGRLVEASDPRQASAPDAVRRFVRFGASPRAALALAAAGRALALLHGRPNVGFDDVVAAAPAALNHRLVLAYEASLEKVTAPDVVRELLKAIPEVPRG
- a CDS encoding aldo/keto reductase family protein; this encodes MNFRFLGRSGLKVSEISFGNWLTHGSQVEEDAALSCVKAALDTGITTFDTADVYAGTKAEAVLGRALKGQRREGYELFTKVYWPTGPGQNDRGLSRKHIIESIHGSLRRLQTDYVDLYQAHRYDAQTPLEETMLAFADIVRQGKALYIGVSEWTAEQITAGAKLARELHVPFISNQPQYSMLWRVIESKVVPASDAAGLGQIVWSPLAKGVLTGKYLPGQPPPADTRAANQQGASFMTNFMTDDVLTRVQQLKPLAQEAGLSLAQLSVAWVLQNKSVASAIIGATKPEQVLDNVKATGVKLDANLLRRIDAVLGPAVERDPGQTTSPERRP
- a CDS encoding MotA/TolQ/ExbB proton channel family protein; protein product: MTSFFLLAQAAHPELGWLSSKLLGVTLGSAEWVLWLLVILSVLSIAVMLERAVYFSRHRLPNSEALAVRLARGEFDAVSAEVKNQKGMEAAVIREALASASQGPDTVEQVIASTVARERPQYERFLSLLGTLGNNAPFIGLFGTVLGIIKAFNDLGAMSAKGGAMQQTVMAGISEALVATAVGLAVAIPAVVAFNIFSRQLKTLTSRTTSLGHALVGAMKARKPGAAGGN
- a CDS encoding ExbD/TolR family protein; this encodes MAGSAGDNDEEITGINVTPLVDVVLVLLIIFMVTANFIVRETVEVDLPRAANGGETVQGLVNVVLDKEGKLYFDGAEVTEADLSRRVVEAVSKDKDTRAIISADQTIAYGRVMRLIDVVKGQGIAKFALNIEKDVSPAATPAAP
- a CDS encoding energy transducer TonB; the protein is MSQAVLDPSSLSPQRDRSTRFVLGFFLVSLALHAGGFWLLSMMEGRKQVVVQRPVELVMVEVQKPPPPPPPEEKKEEPPPPPKVKPVKPPPIKVAQAPKPPPQTEAPPPPNDTPPPEPQAKPPPLVVGMTMSSTTSAGSFAAPVGNTAYGKANGPAKDPKEVKGYSAPKYVPVYQVDSEPTVASEVKIPYPDEARRAGIEGTVTLSITIDADGKVGTVKVISGPGYGLNEAARDAIRRFRFKPAIKGGEAVATEMKYSYTFLLD